TTTATATAATCCACAACCCGCCAAAAAGTGTGATAATCGCAAAAGGTATGCACAAAATCTCACACATAGGAGTAAAACCTCCAATCCCTAAACCCAGCCACATCAGACTTATAAGGGTAACCAAGATTTTCTCGGTAAGCCTAAATTTAATAGCTCCTTCTAATTCCCTACGCTTAATCTTATCTAAAAAATCAAGGTCTTTTTTCCTACTATTCATCAACTCAATTCTTTCTTTTCTCGGTATCTTAAAAACTTGCATTCAATCCTCCTTATAAAACCCATCCACCTTTAAAAGGTGAAATCTTTCCTTCTTCAACCAACTTAAGGCTAAACATATCAACATAAATCATCTGATCACTACCCTTGCCAACAAAAGTAGCCCCGAAGCTATACTTATCAGCCTTAAGACCGCAAACAATAGCATACTCAGTAACACCAAGTATCTTTGCCGCTTCCTTAACTCCTTCATTCTTAACCAATCTTTTCTCCACCTATAAGCACCTCCTGACATTTTAAATGTTATTTTAAAAAAATAATCTCGGACTAATTAACATTTAAAGTGGTATTTTTATTTAAAAAAATATCTTCGATTCTTACCCCAAAATAATTAGCTATTTTTTGTGCCGTCATTAAATTAGTAGTTCCTAGCTTTTCTATCCTTCCAATTGTTTGGTTGACTAACTCCTATCGCATCTGCCAACTCTTGTTGGCTAACATTTTTTATAGCCCTGTAAATTTTGATTTATTATTTATATCAATCACCTCATTTCTGTATCTAATAATATATTACCATTTAAAATGGTATTCGTCAACTATTTCTTTATTATTTTAAATAGTTTTATTTGAAAATACCATTTTAAGTAGTGGTATTATACTATTTAAAATTGTAAAATACTAGTAAAAGGAGGGTTAATTAAATGACAAAACTCACTGAAAATCTAAAACATTACAGAAAATTGAACGGATATACTTCAGGAAACAATTGCTCCAAATTAAAAATCACCACATCCGCCTATGGTATGTATGAACAAGGTAGAAATACTCCCCCATACTCCAAATTGAAAGAATTGTCAGAAATATACAATATATCAATTTCAGAATTAACTGGAGAGCCGAGGGAAAATTTAGAATTTATAGCCCGATCCGTATCAGTCCACACCTACCCCTACATAGATAATTATGTATCAGCAGGCAGTCCGACAACTATAAGCGGTATGGAAAACCTCCCAAAATCCAAATTCCAGATGAACTAACAGGCAACTATGCAGGAAGCAAAAATCTTTTCTTTTTAAAGGTAAATGGTGAATCAATGAATAAGATAATCCCTAATGACTCAGTAATCGGGATAATCGGCTATGATACCATCTACGACCTAAAAAATGGCGACATAGTGGTATATGCAACCCAAGACGGAGAATATGCTGTCAAATACTTTACAGGATGGCAATAAACTTATATTCAGACCAGCCTCAACCAATCCAACTACTACGACACAATCTTTGATATAAAAGATAACATAAAGATTATAGGAAAAGTAGTCAATACTCAGTAACGCTATAAATTCATTAGAAGGTAATTATGGGAATAATAAAAAAGCTATTTAAATCGGCCGAAAAGACTCCGATAGATAAAGAAACAAAATACCAGGAATATTTAAAAAGGATAAAAAGTGGAGAAAGCTTGAGGGTCGACTGGGAAGATTTTTGTGAAATCTCAGCGATAAAGCAATAGACGAAAGAAAAAAATAGCAATAATCCGAAATTTCATAGGACTGACCACGAAAAAAAGTTAGAAAGTGAATTTCACAAAAAAAAATCATTCAATAATTCAAGACTACGAAAATAGAATATACATTTCAGATAAAGCTGATTACAACAAATTAAAATCCAACCTCGCAGCTTATGATGAATTTAAAAAATTTTGTTACGCCAATGGAGATGGTGGGAAAATATATTTCCAGGATATGTGGGAATTTTGTCATAATTCTAAAAACGATTGTTTTCATTCAAAGAAACAATATTAAAATATATGCAAAATTTTCTAGACGCTAATCAGGCTGTCCTAGATATAATTGAATACTTAAAATAAACGAAACTTATTTACAAAAAGACTTAAAACACGAAATAAATTATTGTACACCTCAAGAAATAGGGACAATTATAAAAGAGATGGTTAACAACAAAATAATAACAAGAGAAAAACATAAGAACACTTATTTACTAAAATTAAATGTTAATATTTAGCCGCAAGGCTTAATATATAAAAAATTATAGGAGGAAATTATGAAAAAAAATAATCACACTAATGGCCCTAGCCTTGACCCTAACAGCTTGTGGAGGAGATCAAAAACCAAAAGAATCTAAAGAGGAAGTCAAGCA
This genomic window from Anaerococcus murdochii contains:
- a CDS encoding helix-turn-helix domain-containing protein, giving the protein MTKLTENLKHYRKLNGYTSGNNCSKLKITTSAYGMYEQGRNTPPYSKLKELSEIYNISISELTGEPRENLEFIARSVSVHTYPYIDNYVSAGSPTTISGMENLPKSKFQMN
- a CDS encoding S24 family peptidase, which gives rise to MPDELTGNYAGSKNLFFLKVNGESMNKIIPNDSVIGIIGYDTIYDLKNGDIVVYATQDGEYAVKYFTGWQ